From a single Drosophila sulfurigaster albostrigata strain 15112-1811.04 chromosome 3, ASM2355843v2, whole genome shotgun sequence genomic region:
- the LOC133845952 gene encoding uncharacterized protein LOC133845952 gives MMMLKDIAEFQAQVDMRKAFEQMNPIANLIVKPFKKLLRLIELTGKIIDNYYIFTLLLPLGLAIYLVYILYFDVNIYINAERRYLKKMRSSGILLKWFYYVMHLLNVNIF, from the exons ATGATGATGTTAAAGGACATTGCTGAATTTCAAGCTCAAGTCGATATGAGAAAGGCATTTGAGCAAATGAATCCCATTGCCAATTTAATAGTAAAGCCATTCAAGAAATTGTTGCGTCTGATTGAACTCACGGGGAAAATTATTG ATAACTATTACATCTTCACTCTTCTGTTGCCTCTGGGCCTTGCCATCTATCTcgtctatatactatattttgacGTCAACATCTACATTAATGCGGAGCGTcgttatttaaagaaaatgcgTTCATCtggtattttattgaaatggtTTTATTATGTGATGCACCTGCTAAATGTGAACATATTTTAG
- the LOC133845949 gene encoding uncharacterized protein LOC133845949, which yields MHSQMQTRNVQDESDELYANKLFLSKSSSDTCLRSVKFSADGQMTTVKSASFSDHHLEANLELPELKERCAFASNKELYELSKQLADNEIEPPAEGPQHESLNECVNIEHKSEIIWHECTFNENDGKVENTYYTAEGSNVVVDLPTKKSTK from the exons ATGCACAGCCAGATGCA AACGCGTAACGTTCAAGATGAATCAGATGAGTTATACGCAAATAAGTTATTCTTATCGAAAAG TTCATCAGACACGTGCCTAAGATCTGTAAAATTCTCAGCTGATGGGCAGATGACCACCGTAAAATCAGCTAGTTTTAGCGATCACCATCTGGAAGCAAACCTTGAATTACCAGAACTGAAAGAGCGTTGTGCCTTCGCGTCCAACAAAGAGCTCTATGAGTTGTCAAAGCAATTAGCTGACAATGAAATCGAACCACCAGCTGAAGGTCCCCAACATGAATCATTAAATGAATGTGTAAATATAGAACATAAATCTGAGATAATTTGGCATGAGTGTACATTTAATGAAAACGATGGCAAAGTTGAGAATACGTATTACACAGCCGAAGGatcaaatgttgttgttgacttaccaacaaaaaaatcaaccaaataa